A stretch of Tripterygium wilfordii isolate XIE 37 chromosome 11, ASM1340144v1, whole genome shotgun sequence DNA encodes these proteins:
- the LOC120009752 gene encoding E3 ubiquitin-protein ligase ATL6 has protein sequence MKSCAAMHGIISLILLLLLPYAMGQSPPSPDPYPYVKFSPSMAIIIVVLIAALFFMGFFSIYIRQCSDTRNGTGIVRPVTGRSRRAARGLDPAVIENLPTFPYSEVKELKIGKGALECAVCLMEFEDDETLRLIPKCDHVFHHDCIDAWLVSHTTCPVCRANLVPEPSESTPDLPESDSESDIEAQNDAVPAELDRDETLLVQKRPPEPELMNVNQTLNRNRTRGSRSGRPLKFPRSHSTGHSLVQPGENMDRFTLKLPADVRKQIMNRRLNRATSLLLLPREGSTRKGYRSGSSKGKNLARFDRLDSRAKSDRWVFSMAPPFLTRASSIRSQTMAANGEGPSRRLPEKEAPLAETSRPPV, from the coding sequence ATGAAATCGTGTGCAGCTATGCACGGAATTATTTCTCTTATTTTGCTTTTGCTGCTCCCGTACGCGATGGGCCAGAGCCCGCCGAGCCCGGATCCGTATCCGTACGTCAAGTTCTCGCCCTCGATGGCGATAATCATCGTCGTTCTCATTGCAGCTCTGTTTTTCATGGGATTCTTCTCTATTTACATCCGACAGTGCTCGGACACGCGCAACGGTACCGGAATTGTGCGGCCTGTCACTGGAAGGTCGCGTAGGGCGGCGCGTGGGCTGGATCCGGCGGTGATCGAGAACCTTCCGACATTTCCTTACTCCGAAGTGAAGGAGCTCAAGATCGGGAAAGGAGCGCTAGAATGCGCGGTGTGTTTGATGGAGTTCGAAGACGACGAAACGCTGCGTTTGATCCCCAAGTGCGACCACGTGTTCCACCATGACTGTATAGATGCTTGGTTGGTCTCTCACACCACTTGTCCTGTTTGCCGCGCCAATTTGGTTCCGGAACCGAGTGAGTCAACGCCTGATTTACCCGAGTCAGATTCGGAGTCAGACATCGAAGCCCAAAACGACGCAGTTCCAGCGGAGCTGGACAGAGACGAGACACTGTTGGTGCAAAAACGACCACCGGAACCTGAATTGATGAATGTGAATCAAACTTTGAACAGGAACCGTACACGTGGATCGAGATCTGGTAGACCGCTTAAATTCCCCAGGTCTCACTCGACCGGGCATTCATTGGTTCAACCTGGAGAAAACATGGACCGGTTCACTCTGAAACTGCCGGCTGATGTAAGGAAGCAGATAATGAATCGCCGGCTAAACCGGGCTACGAGTCTGCTTCTGTTGCCGAGGGAAGGAAGTACGAGGAAAGGCTATCGAAGCGGGAGTAGCAAAGGGAAAAACTTAGCGCGATTCGATCGGCTGGATTCGAGAGCCAAGTCGGACCGGTGGGTGTTTAGCATGGCACCTCCATTTCTTACGAGAGCATCTTCGATCAGGTCGCAGACAATGGCCGCTAACGGGGAGGGACCTTCGAGGCGGCTGCCGGAAAAAGAAGCGCCACTTGCTGAAACGAGCCGGCCTCCGGTTTAA
- the LOC120009952 gene encoding DNA excision repair protein ERCC-1: MENQQGNTESKSKVVIQIPSYQEVLESSQQNSSQSLFKPSQSFSQAFSFLKSSEFYSPPPSSSISSQSTTTTLNGAVPRHNEPSDVPSSAPASTSAVASSNQSRNAILVSHRQKGNPLLKHIRNARWAFADIVCDYLLGQSSCALYLSLRYHLLHPDYLYYRIRELQKNFKLRIVLCHVDVEDVVKPLLEVTKTALLHDCTLLCAWSLEECGRYLETIKVYENKPADLIQGQMDTDYQSRLNHALTTIRHVNKTDVITLGSTFGSLSNIMDASMEDLARCPGIGERKVKRLYDTFHEPFKRVVSTHPVVPEIPVQKDAEPGSANEASEGVNSEETSKRKKKEPEVNIKSALHAAFSKYSDKIGKKNNKPRGQGEPSTLIDSDAETKSSSEGDAS; encoded by the exons ATGGAGAACCAGCAAGGTAACACAGAATCAAAGTCAAAGGTAGTGATACAGATACCTTCATATCAAGAAGTTCTCGAGAGCTCGCAGCAAAATTCTTCACAATCTCTCTTCAAACCTTCCCAGTCTTTCTCTCAGGCGTTCTCTTTCCTCAAATCCTCCGAATTTTACTCTCCCCCTCCCTCCTCCTCCATCTCTTCACagtccaccaccaccaccctaAACGGCGCTGTTCCGAG GCATAATGAACCATCCGATGTGCCGTCCTCGGCACCGGCATCAACTTCGGCTGTGGCGTCATCTAATCAGAGTCGTAATGCAATTCTCGTGAGCCACAGACAG AAAGGAAATCCGTTGCTCAAACACATCAGAAATGCGCGATGGGCTTTTGCAGACATTGTTTGTGACTACTTGCTGGGGCAAAGTTCTTGTGCTCTCTATTTAAG TCTTCGGTATCATTTGCTGCATCCAGATTACCTCTACTACCGAATTAGAGAACTACAGAAAAACTTCAAGCTTCGCATTGTTCTGTGTCATGTTGATGTG GAGGATGTAGTGAAGCCTTTACTTGAAGTTACAAAAACAGCCCTGCTTCATGATTGTACCCTATTATGCGCTTGGAG TTTGGAGGAATGTGGTCGCTACTTGGAGACCATAAAAGTCTATGAAAACAAGCCTGCAGATCTAATTCAAGGCCAGATGGATACAGATTATCAATCACGG ttaAACCATGCTCTGACAACTATTCGACATGTTAACAAGACTGATGTCATCACCCTTGGGTCGACATTTGGG TCACTTTCAAATATAATGGACGCATCCATGGAAGATCTGGCTCGCTGCCCTGGTATAGGAGAGCGCAAG GTGAAACGCTTGTATGATACGTTTCATGAACCATTCAAGCGTGTGGTTTCCACTCATCCTGTCGTTCCAGAAATTCCTGTCCAGAAGGATGCTGAACCTGGCTCTGCCAATGAAGCTTCAGAAGGGGTGAACTCAGAAGAAACAAGCAAACGTAAGAAGAAAGAACCTGAAGTTAACATTAAATCGGCCCTACATGCTGCATTTTCCAAGTATTCTGATAAAATTGGTAAAAAGAACAATAAACCACGAGGTCAGGGAGAACCGAGCACCCTAATTGACTCAGATGCTGAAACTAAGAGTTCCAGTGAAGGAGATGCAAGTTGA
- the LOC120009951 gene encoding probable serine/threonine-protein kinase PBL7, producing the protein METSTTDAAVPVEAKANYTHHSHSKPYNHNHGHGSLSSTPILIIIISSVLVIVLVAILFIVAMLRRLKSAQNRKNSRNNKDSISKFIAHTTINIDASPDVKGGCLYGANLGLTNPPVNRHRKGVQVFTYKELEVATDIFSDANVIGNGGFGVVYRGVLTDGTVAAIKMLHREGKQGERAFRIEVDLLSRLHSPYLAELLGYCADQHHRLLIFEYMPNGTLQQHLHHNQYRPLEWATRLRIALDCAKALEFLHEYSIPPVIHRDFKCSNILLDQNFRAKVSDFGLAKMCPDKINGQISTRVLGTTGYLAPEYASTGKLTTKSDVYSYGVVLLQLLTGRVPVDTKRPPGEHVLVSWALPRLTSREKVLEMVDPALKGQYSMKDLIQVAAITAMCVQPEADYRPLMTDVAQSLIPLVKNLFSVPSSGSSRYHNQIASPRY; encoded by the exons ATGGAAACTAGCACCACTGATGCTGCAGTGCCAGTTGAGGCAAAAGCCAATTACACCCATCACTCCCATTCTAAACCTTATAACCACAATCATGGCCATGGGTCTCTCTCCTCCACTCccattctcatcatcatcatttcctCTGTCTTGGTTATTGTACTTGTTGCTATACTCTTCATTGTAGCCATGCTTCGAAGACTCAAATCTGCTCAAAACAGAAAAAACTCCAGGAACAACAAAGactcaattagcaagttcaTTGCTCATACCACCATTAACATCGATGCAAGCCCAG ATGTGAAGGGTGGGTGTCTATATGGAGCCAATTTGGGCCTCACAAATCCTCCAGTTAATAGACACAGAAAAGGAGTGCAAGTTTTCACATACAAAGAGCTTGAAGTGGCCACGGACATATTTAGTGATGCAAATGTGATAGGAAATGGTGGGTTTGGTGTTGTTTACAGAGGAGTACTTACTGATGGTACTGTTGCAGCAATTAAGATGCTTCACAGGGAAGGCAAGCAAGGAGAGCGTGCTTTCAGGATAGAG GTAGATCTACTGAGCAGGTTACACTCTCCATACTTGGCAGAGTTACTTGGATACTGTGCAGACCAACACCATAGGCTTCTAATATTTGAATACATGCCCAATGGTACTCTTCAACAACACCTCCATCATAACCAATATAGGCCGTTGGAATGGGCTACTCGGTTAAGGATAGCTCTTGATTGTGCCAAGGCTCTTGAGTTCCTACATGAGTATTCTATCCCACCTGTTATTCACCGTGATTTCAAGTGCTCCAATATCTTACTAGATCAAAACTTCCGAGCCAAGGTGTCGGATTTTGGATTGGCCAAGATGTGCCCGGACAAGATCAACGGTCAGATTTCGACACGAGTGCTGGGGACCACTGGATATCTGGCCCCAGA GTATGCTTCAACAGGTAAGCTTACTACAAAATCAGATGTATACAGCTATGGAGTTGTTCTGCTGCAGTTGTTGACAGGTCGTGTACCAGTCGATACCAAGAGGCCTCCTGGTGAACATGTTCTTGTTTCTTGG GCTCTTCCGAGGTTAACTAGCAGAGAAAAAGTATTGGAAATGGTTGATCCAGCTCTAAAAGGCCAGTATTCCATGAAGGATCTAATTCAG GTAGCAGCAATTACAGCAATGTGTGTGCAGCCAGAAGCAGATTATCGGCCTCTAATGACCGATGTTGCACAGTCGCTGATCCCTCTGGTCAAGAACCTCTTTTCTGTTCCTTCATCAGGTTCCTCCAGATATCATAATCAAATAGCTAGTCCTAGGTATTAA